A window of Rhododendron vialii isolate Sample 1 chromosome 11a, ASM3025357v1 contains these coding sequences:
- the LOC131306862 gene encoding uncharacterized protein LOC131306862 produces MILKMQNQIEGLMKHVKAQTPATVEELVQNTDLPFTPEVMRRPLPRKFKMPQLETFNGSTDPLDHLETYKSLMHLQAVPDEVMCRAFPVTLKGSARAWFNKLPPGSIHSFKELSTSFVSYFIAGQRYGKPATHLLTVKQERWESLREYTTRFNKEVVQIDEADDNVSITAYIAGLYSGQFLYLVSQEPPKTMAELMLRAQKHMNAEEAVGEFSLTNKRRQEAVRKTGGEPRNKKVDSRSSSKRGSTGGPPQGKYKQFTPLIATAEQILSNLQDDPDLKWPGKLRSDPSRRAKDKYCRFHRDHGHNTDDCIDLKQQIEDLIQRGRLQRFVTKKHQKQPRKEDANKKRRDGAPPRSGPIGEIKVIHGGFAGGGESSHARKAHLRKLRTEEYLEVNTIDHPSKIQKKEEIPIIFSEEDLKGIQIPHGDPLVITIVIANYLTRRVLIDSGSSADILYLHAYDQLKVGRERLRPMVSPLVGFTGTPVYPASQIALPITMGEEKSQITRMIDFIVVDCPSAYNAILGRTTLNKIGAIISTHHLMIKFPTSDGDQKAARECYVTSLRGANITMNIESLDTRDEEKLQHGEPVEELIEEFLEPRQSGKTMRIGTGLNTIAKSELLQFLRKNKDIFAWSHEDIPRIDLRVISHKLNVDPTVRPVKQKKRAIAPE; encoded by the exons ATGATACTCAAGATGCAAAACCAGATTGAAGGATTAATGAAGCATGTTAAGGCACAAACCCCTGCCACGGTAGAGGAATTGGTGCAAAACACAGATTTACCTTTCACACCTGAAGTAATGAGACGCCCTCTTCCAAGGAAGTTTAAGATGCCCCAATTGGAAACATTCAATGGTTCTACGGACCCGTTGGATCATCTTGAGACGTACAAGTCCCTGATGCACTTACAAGCAGTGCCGGATGAAGTAATGTGTCGGGCATTCCCAGTTACCCTCAAGGGAAGTGCCCGAGCATGGTTCAACAAGCTCCCACCAGGAAGTATACACAGCTTTAAAGAACTTAGCACAAGCTTTGTAAGTTACTTCATTGCTGGTCAACGCTACGGCAAACCAGCAACGCATCTCCTGACAGTAAAACAAGAGAGATGGGAATCGTTGAGAGAATATACCACAAGGTTTAATAAAGAGGTGGTCCAAATAGATGAAGCTGACGACAACGTGAGCATAACTGCTTATATTGCTGGGTTATATTCAGGGCAATTCCTATATCTTGTGTCTCAAGAACCGCCAAAAACCATGGCAGAGCTCATGCTCAGAGCTCAGAAGCATATGAACGCAGAAGAGGCT GTTGGTGAATTCTCCCTAACAAACAAAAGGAGGCAAGAAGCTGTCCGCAAAACAGGGGGAGAACCTAGGAATAAAAAGGTGGACTCAAGATCATCCTCAAAAAGAGGATCAACTGGAGGACCTCCCCAAGGAAAATACAAACAGTTTACCCCACTCATAGCCACGGCAGAGCAAATCCTCAGCAATCTACAAGACGATCCAGACCTCAAGTGGCCGGGAAAGCTGAGGTCCGATCCTAGCAGGAGAGCTAAGGATAAATACTGTAGGTTTCACAGAGACCATGGACATAATACAGATGATTGCATTGACTTGAAACAGCAGATCGAGGATTTAATTCAAAGAGGGAGACTTCAGCGTTTCGTAACAAAGAAGCACCAGAAGCAACCTAGAAAGGAAGATGCAAACAAAAAGCGAAGGGACGGAGCTCCACCTCGGTCCGGCCCCATTGGGGAGATCAAGgtcatccatggaggatttgctGGAGGTGGAGAGTCCAGCCATGCAAGAAAGGCCCACCTAAGAAAATTGCGAACGGAGGAATATTTGGAGGTCAACACGATCGACCACCCAAGCAAGATCCAGAAAAAAGAGGAGATACCCATAATCTTCTCAGAAGAAGACCTCAAAGGAATCCAGATTCCCCATGGTGACCCCCTGGTCATAACCATTGTCATAGCAAATTACCTCACACGAAGAGTATTGATCGATAGCGGAAGTTCAGCTGATATACTCTATCTTCATGCATATGACCAGTTAAAAGTCGGACGAGAAAGGCTAAGGCCTATGGTGTCACCACTAGTTGGGTTTACAGGTACACCTGTTTACCCAGCTAGTCAGATAGCACTACCGATTACTATGGGAGAGGAGAAAAGCCAGATTACACGTATGATTGATTTCATAGTAGTCGACTGTCCCTCAGCATATAACGCAATCTTAGGAAGGACTACTTTGAACAAGATTGGAGCAATAATCTCCACTCACCATTTGATGATAAAATTCCCAACATCAGATGGAGATCAGAAAGCAGCACGGGAATGCTATGTTACCTCACTCAGAGGAGCTAACATTACCATGAATATAGAGAGTCTCGACACTCGAGATGAAGAGAAACTCCAACATGGAGAGCCCGTGGAAGAGCTTATAGAAGAATTCCTGGAGCCACGACAATCAGGGAAGACAATGAGGATTGGAACAGGGTTGAATACGATTGCAAAATCAGAGCTGCTGCAATTCTTAAGGAAGAATAAAGACATTTTTGCGTGGTCCCATGAAGATATCCCCAGAATTGACCTAAGGGTCATATCTCACAAACTGAATGTCGACCCCACTGTACGTCCAGTCAAGCAGAAGAAAAGAGCCATTGCTCCAGAATGA